The Epinephelus moara isolate mb unplaced genomic scaffold, YSFRI_EMoa_1.0 scaffold3559, whole genome shotgun sequence genome includes the window atacactatgcaggattttcctaaaccAACAATGTTTGAAGtaatacagaagtaatccctctcaatcatcacctatgacccactctcagtgtgtggcgctgtatttatctgcagagactctgctctctgctagtATTTTCCTCCTATTTTTCTGCACTCGGGACGTTTATGAGCGTGTGACCCCACGATGCTTAGATGAGGGGAGGGCTTTAGAAAAACGTAGTAACCAGggccagaccgtaagcagcaggAATCCAAAAGACTCagcacattaaaaaagaaaaaacagataaaaaaaaaagcaaatataggAGGATATTTGTGATTTAAACATTTGTCTGTTCAGATTCCACTTCACTAAACGCAAGCAGGGTGTCTCTGGTTAGCATGGAGACTATTTAAAACCTTTTGCTGAAGCAAACACTGAATATGACGCTCGCTTGTTTAATTTCTGTCAGGCCACACAGATTTAATTACTAGACCACAGTGATGttgaaacaacaaaagcattCTCCAGCGATCTAATCAGACAAAGCATTCTTTAGTTTTCAAATTCTTGACCTGCCACAACGGTTTATGAATATTGTAACTTTTTACCTTATCAAAAAACGTAGCCATGTCAACGTGCTTGTTTTGCCAGGGTTTTCAGAGTGAGGCGGTGCAAAGTAAAAGAAATGATGTCGAGAAAAATGTGGATTTAGAACAGCCTTGTCTATTGGTACATATCgattctgattattttaattccaATTCAATACTCAATACTAATTTTCCACAGTGTGGATACTACTTTcacattctctcctctctccaatagagagttcacacacacacacacacacacacacacaccgctgcAATGCCCCCAAAGCCCTGCCTCCTCTCAGTGCTGTCTATTTGTCATTTGCCTGTTTCACTCCGGTTGTGTAGGCTTTTGCGgtaccattttgtttttaatttgtaatttatCGGCTTTTGAATGTGTGACAAGCTCAGAGGCTTTGGAACATATGCAATAATGCAAGAATAACCTATTATTTTCATCAGTGTAAAAAGTTTTAgtcattgttaatgtttacgACAGTCATtttgctgttctctgctactaaccaaaaGAAAGTTTTTATGGTGAAGTCTTGTTAaatgtatcttaaaataaacattttaaatttcatGCCCTTAATGGCAATTTTTCCTAATGGTATTAGACACTGATTGGCCAATCATAAGTGTCCCTGTGGCGCTCATCGGTCACAAGCCAAACTCTTACCAATGGTCACGTACAGTGGATGCTGACATTGTAATTATTCAGACATCTGTATCATAGTTTTATGCTACACATTTACCAGTAGTTGTACTCGTCCACTTACATTCTTTCCTCCTGGGCAGTGGTCACCTTCTTTCCCTCAGTCTGGGGAAGGACCCTGACAGGGACCTTTGGCGTCTTTGTGTCTGTGCCCTGACTGGTGTGGCTGATGGTCCGTGCAGGCCGTGGCACTGTCTGGGACATAACTGGGGCGCCTGTTCGTTTTGGTGGAGGGGCATTCGCTGAACCCTTCTTGCCATCGGTCTCTTTACATGTCATGGTTTTCCCTCGCAGCTCAGCCACTGCAGCACGCCTAACCCCACTGACTGCTCTGGAGCTGCACCTGCTCGTTGGCCCTGAGGATGTCTGAGCAGCGACTTTGCGTGATTGGCCATTTTTCTGCCCTCCACTCTCGAATCTCTGCTTTGTGGTCCTGTCTGTGGGCTGGCCAGCTGATTTCACAGTTTTTGACAACCCCTCTCTTCCCTTTGGCTTAATAGGTGCTGCTGTGCATTTGGAGGAGGTGGACACCGATTTCAGTCCACATGATAGTTGACTCTTGCAAAATGGCTGAGATTGTTTGCCCAAAAGTGGTTTTGAGTTTAACTTGTTCTGTTGTTGAACTTTAATTCCAGCTGCTGATCTCTCATTAACAGGGTTATTTAGAGCAGTGGCAGGTAATGTTTTTCTCTGAGCCATGGCAGACAGCTGGGAAACAGAAGCTGATGAAAAGGAGCTGGATCGCACCTTATTAGCTACAGAAGCAGTTGTGGCGATGGTGGTATCAGCTGCTGTGGCAGAGGTGTGTCTTAAGTTTTGACTCTGAGTGTTTCTTGGCTGGGTcactgcaggaatgagtcctgtctttgttttgaCCATGGGGCCGAGACTCATCCTGATACTGGCTGTCTTCACTGGACATGACCTGGTAGCATTTGAGCTCCTGCTGAATCTGCTGTTTGATTTTGTAGCAGCTGTATGAGCTGCATTTGAAGAGATTCTGCCTGAAGATGGACTTCCTGTTTCTGGACGCTTTTTAGCATGGGTGGCTTCATTCCAGTTGGATTTGGACGACACAACGGTGTAGGTTCTCGTCAGCACAGGGTTTTGATTAAGTTTTGGCTGTGCTAGGCCAGAGGTTGCAGAAGTACGACTGGTATTTCGCCGCCCGGTTGGGATGTTGGCTTTTATATTCACTTTGTTGGTAACACCAAATGGTTCTCTGGCAGGCTGTTTTGTGGATTGAGCAGCCAAAGTTTGAATTTTTGTGCCTTCATATCTGAATCTGTCAGCTGGAGCTGTGTTCTCTTTTCCCATGACcacctgtaaaaacaaaaacataaatcgGAGAACTGTAAGTGAAACAAATCACTATGAGTAACAGGCCAACTCAGCACGAAGTCAATGTTGACATCATTCTtttgaaattatgttttttacaCTTCGTTAACTGTGTAAAGCCACACCCACCTTTTGTGTAGACGTGACAGGCCTCTTAACCTGGACGTCATCACGGAGGTATGGCCTGTCGAGATAAATTTAGTTACATTGATTACAACATCACCAGCGACCACAATGACACACGATGTTTTTGCGCTGTAATGCAGATGATCGTTTTTCTTACTTAGGGTTGGGCTGTTTCAGCTTTCCCTTTCCTGCCAAGTATTCCATCAACTTCTGCTTACGCAGCTCTATGACAGAAAATCACACAGAAATTCAGTACTTGTAACTTTCCATTATACTAAAAGAAGTACTCCACTGCTAGAcaagacaaaaatgttttttaaactggtgTTGCATCACTAcacaaaacagaggaaaacgACTGTGGCATTCTCCTTTGCTCAAGAggcagaaaacctacaactaccagaatgcactgcaccgcaCCATAGCAACAAACGCTTCTGCTAGTGGCTTACGTAATGTAAGTTGGCTTTGGCCGACCGTCAGAAAACAATATGGTGGACAGCTGTTCACAAGCGATCTCAAACTacacagtaagctaaaataatTGTAAGCATACAAAAAAGAGGAAGCACAATTTGTGGTTCGAGTGTCAGCCCAAAGGCTGAGCACATCTTATCGTGCATTTTCGCTggcaaatgagcagggagaCCTGGGCGCTGGCATGACAGAGGGAAGTTTGAAGTAGTTAATTTACATACTACCCACAATTTTTATGATACCAAAAATGGTTGAAAATCTTAGAAGTATCCCTTTACCTATAAATTCTATATTAAAGATTTACACCACgtgttttatctgaaaaatTAGGCCTAATAAACAGCCACATACTGTACCACTTAATAAATGTGTCCGCACAAACATAGTGTATATTCAGTGTAGATGCAGAACTCTTATTCATTTTGGACTTTGGGAAtcactgatcaacatttttcacatttctgacAATTTAAACCAAACAACCAATTAATTAATCGGGAAAATAAATTgacagattaatcgacaataacaataatcgttagttgcagccataGCTGCCATAGCTGCAACAACTGACTATTTTACACAGGTTATATCCAGCGCTGCAGCTGGCCACCAGCGCATTGTGGGACACGCCACTGGGGGGGGTTGCGCTGACTGCATTTGAACTGCAACAGCTGCCGACAAATGCTCCCTAGCTTCATCCCGGTTTAGCAGTCCACAGCAACAGGGGACAAGGCAGACTGACCATGgagtggctagctagctaactcttGGGTCATGTGGTCTGATAACctgagagagagcagggcaagCTGAGGCTGAGCAAATGCACATGCAACTCTGTTCTACAATGAAACAAGATTAactaaatcaatgtatgggaaacactgagttAAGGCTGTACGAACTTTTTACATTGAAAGTCTATGGAGAGCTGCAGTTGCAAAAATATGGGCTGCACATGGTGTCCACAAAGGGGTCCACACTGACATGGGCAGATGGCGACCTTTACATCAGGctgactagggctgcaactagggttggaaattagcaccagctaAATGCTGGGTGACTGCTTGATTTGCTTCGCACCccagccaaaaaaaaccccacaatgGTTATCTACTGAGTGGCCGGGAGATTTTGGAAACCTCAGCCACAGtagcaggtggacaaaaagttaatttccaaccctggctACAACTATTATTTTCACTGCTGATTAATCTATCGATTATTTTcctcaattaatcaatcagttGTTCctgtataaaatgtcagaaaatggtgaaaaatatcACTCAGTGGTTACCAAAGCCTaagatgacatcctcaaatgtcttgttgagTAACTCGAAGATATTCAGTTTCCTGTCATAGAGCAGTAAAgacaccagaaaatattcacatttaagaaaccGTAAtcaaagatatattttttttaagcttcACAAACCGAtaaatcaattatcaaattagtgGGCGAGAATAACAGCAACTGTAACAACAGCAGATGATTCACCTTTACTGACACTTAACTTTCGCCAACCATCAAGAAAAGCTCCTTCAGTTGATGTTGGTGTCGTTCCAAATGTATGAGTAACTGAGCTGaagattacacacacacttgctgcCATCTGGCTGCAAGTTTGCGATACATGTCAACTCTTGTGGAAAATCTAAATTTAGAGGAGGAACTGCACACAAGAGCTCAAACGAACAGTTAACCTAATGTAATTTAATATCACTTTAAAGTGTGTATTTTGAGTCTTGCACTCATggtattttttcccctcactgtTAAAGCTTATATACCAAACTACTCACAGAAATGAATGGACAGAATAATATATGAGAAAGGCAGTCCTTTATTTATCTGTATGAATGGCTGTAAATTAGTTTGGGACACTTGTTGAcaatttcctttttaaatgagacatgaatAATAACAAAGTAAATAGGATTATATAAGTGTACActtcttcctactccttttggagcatgtctgttgatgttttgttttgctcgaaataaagtcattcattcatccaaaTAATTTAGAACTTATTTCTCTGTTAGCCACAATCTATCCAGCGATGTTCTTTGTTTGTATGAAAGCCTGCCAGACTATTTTTAGTTTCTCTAACTTTAAGGGGTGATTTCATGCCTGTCAGAGCATTACATGTtttcagctaacgttacactgATCCACTCATGCATTCACAGAACATGTGTACCAACATGAGAAACGCCCCATAACCAGAGTCCTGTATTTTAAATAAGATACTCATCCGGGTTGTAATGCTTATCACAAAGTAACGTTATTATGGAGGCCGATGAAAAAGGCTAAGAGTCATAGCGACCGAATTATGTAGCAATGTCGCATTGTTTATCCCTCTTTGTCATCGAAGTGCAGCATCAGAAGAAGGGAGCACATTCTGCTAACTTAACGTTACGCTGACAACACACGACCTTTAACAAGAATAATGTAAAACTTCTCGTACCCATTATAACGCTACAAAGCCAACCAGCCGTTAATAAATTCTGCTAGACAAGAAAACAGTTCCCCACAGTTAACTTACTAACAGAGTTGCTACCTAGCGTTAGCGCTAACATGGGTTAGCTTACACAGGGCAGCAAACGCTAACAAACTTAACGAACGCTAGCTTAAAAAAGCAAATTTACGCCCGCTAACCTTTTCTGGAAAGTATCGGGACGGTCTCTGCTTCTTCCATATCTGTCACagttcagtgttttctctcGACTTTGTCCAAATTATATGTAAAAATGGCTCGTTAGACTTGTTATGGTGGTTCAACAGACGTTAAAGTAACGTTAACTTCATTAACAACCGAGCTCGCGCATCCGGGTTTGAAATTGCCGGGGGTTAACACCTCCACTTCTCTGATTGGTAGATTTGAAATTGCAAAGATATGACACGCATGCGCAGACATCCTGCCCTGATTGGTGCAGAGAATGTAAACAGAGGTACATACAGGCACAGTTAACGATTAACTGTAGCACCAAACACgattagttttagttttttagtataataataataataataaaatgaaataaataaataataagaataatattaATACAATTTATTTCTATAGCGCTTTTTTAAACCAGTtgcaaagtgcttcacagtGCAATACCATACAACATGGGAAAACAAAGaagtaaaacatgaaaatgcaattta containing:
- the ckap2l gene encoding cytoskeleton-associated protein 2-like, with product MEEAETVPILSRKELRKQKLMEYLAGKGKLKQPNPKPYLRDDVQVKRPVTSTQKVVMGKENTAPADRFRYEGTKIQTLAAQSTKQPAREPFGVTNKVNIKANIPTGRRNTSRTSATSGLAQPKLNQNPVLTRTYTVVSSKSNWNEATHAKKRPETGSPSSGRISSNAAHTAATKSNSRFSRSSNATRSCPVKTASIRMSLGPMVKTKTGLIPAVTQPRNTQSQNLRHTSATAADTTIATTASVANKVRSSSFSSASVSQLSAMAQRKTLPATALNNPVNERSAAGIKVQQQNKLNSKPLLGKQSQPFCKSQLSCGLKSVSTSSKCTAAPIKPKGREGLSKTVKSAGQPTDRTTKQRFESGGQKNGQSRKVAAQTSSGPTSRCSSRAVSGVRRAAVAELRGKTMTCKETDGKKGSANAPPPKRTGAPVMSQTVPRPARTISHTSQGTDTKTPKVPVRVLPQTEGKKVTTAQEERMRKLREWREAKGISYKRPPMPVKPQVRRTVAVPQPFWATMNEEDEAHSLICAVDRSLADCITLLGEGCPPDQVREVLTRLPAVSQKFAKYWICQARLMEQEGNLDVLPMFEEAVGLVLEPVDELRTVVFEILKKKDEIQASAENEKEEDQIPTGESTPESINNPMMTPKPVRALIWGEKGDSSVVKYKITATPGYVSVISTTSSNKFNIFMPASLFKCGVEYILLVIQTLRKNLEIISLLSLKSVT